AGCGGCTGTACGCGGCGGCCGACGCAGGGGAGGTGCCGATGCCGTGGGACCGTGAAGGGCCGCGTGAGCCGCTGCGGGAGTGGGCCGAGACCGGCGCGGTCAGTGGAGGGGGACGGCGTGCGGTGGTGATCGGCTGCGGGCTGGGTGCGGATGCCGAGTATGTCGCGGGGCTGGGGTTCGACACCGACGCGTTCGACATCTCGGCCACGGCCGTCCGCACCGCGCAGCGCCGCCACCCCGGCTCGGCGGTGCGTTACCGGACCGCCGACCTGTTCCGCCTTCCCGCCGAGTGGATCGGCGCCTTCGACCTGGTGGTGGAGATCTTCACCGTGCAGGCACTCCCGGTGAGCATGCGCGGCGACACCATCGCGGCGGTCCGCGGCCTGGTCGGTCCCGGCGGCACACTGATCGTCGTCATGGCCGCCAGGGAGGACGACGAGGAGATAGTGGACGGGCCGCCGTGGCCGCTCACCCGCGCCGAGATGGTGTCCTTCGCCGAGGACGGGCTCTCCCTCGTGCGGCTGGAGAAGCTGGAGTCCCGGTTGTGGCGCGCGGAGTACCGGAGGGGCTGATGGCCGACGAGATCTTCGAGAACCCTCGTCTCGCGGCCGTCTACGACGCGCTGGACCCCGACCGGAGCGATCTTGAAGCGTACGCGGCGATCGCCGAGGAGCTCGGGGTGCGGCGGTTGCTCGACGTGGGGTGCGGCACGGGGACCTTCGCGGTGACGATGGCCGGCCGGGGGGTGGAGGTGACCGGGGTGGACCCGGCTGAGGCCTCACTGGAGGTGGCCAGGAGGAAGCGGTCGGGGGAGCTGGTGCGGTGGCTCCATGGGGACGCGACGGGGTTGCCTGCGATGCGGGTGGACCTCGCGACGATGACGGGGAACGTCGCGCAGGCGATAGCCGAGCCGGGGGAGTGGGACGGGACGCTGCGGGGGGTGTTCGCGGCGTTGCGGCCAGGTGGGGTGCTGGTGTTCGAGACGCGGGATCCGGCGCGGCGGGGGTGGGAGGAGTGGACACGGGAGGAGACGTATCGGGCCGTGCCGGTGCCTGGGGTGGGGGTGGTGGAGAACTGGTACGAACTGCTCGATGTCAGCCTGCCGCTGGTGACGTTCCGGGGGACATGGGTGTTCCAGACGGACGGTCAGGTGCTGACGTCGGACTCGACGTTGCGGTTCCGCGAGCGGGACGAGCTGGAGGCGGGGCTGCGCGCGCACGGGTACGACGTCACGGAGGTGCGGGGTGCGCCGGACCGGCCGGGACGCGAGTTCGTGTTCTTCGCGCGGAGACCGGTGGACCCCGGGCCTGATCAGGCCCGGGCCTGACCAGAAGGCGGAGATGGGACGCCTGCCGGTTATGCGCTGCGTGGGCCGGGGCCGAGTGGTTCGTGTGACGCGGAGGATGTTCCTCTGTGGTGGCCGTCGTGCGAGGGGTCAGTCGGAGACGGTGATGCGGAGGCGGCGGAAGCCTTTGCCTTTGCTTTCGATCTTGGCGACCTTGATGTGGCCGATCTGCTTGGTGGAGGCCACGTGGGTGCCGCCGTCGGCCTGGGTGTCGAGGCCGGTGATGTCGACGATGCGGACTTCTTCGACGTGTGGGGGGACGAGGTTGGTGGCGGTGCGGATGATGTCGGGGATGGCGAAGGCTTCGGCGCGGGGGAGTACGCGGATGTCGATGCGGCGGTCGGCGATGATCTCCGCGTTGCAGGCGGCTTCGATGGTTTCCTTGAAGCCCGGGGGGACTTCGGGGAGGTTGAAGTCCATGCGTGCGCTGAAGGGTTCCATGTTGCCGCCGGTGACCAAGGCGCCGTAGTCGCGGAAGACGACGCCGCACAGGACGTGCAGGCCGGAGTGGGTGCGCATCAGCGCGGTGCGGCGTTCGTCGGCGACGGCGGCGCGTACCGTCGTGCCGGCCGGGGGGATGGGGTCGCCTTCGGCGGGGATGAGGTACAGGTCGTCGGTTTGGCGTGCGCCTTCGATGCGGGTCTCGACGCCTTGCCAGATGAGGACGCCGTGGTCGGCGGGCTGGCCGCCGCCGCCGGGGTAGAAGGCCGAGCGGTCCAGCACGATGCCGTCCGGGGAGGAGTCGAGGACGACGGCCTCGAAGTCGCGCAGGTTCTGGTCGGACAGTTCCAGCCGCCGGGTGCGACCGTGCACATCGCTGCTCATGCCGGAAGCCTAGTGCGACGGGGAACTGTGCGCGCTGGTGTGGCCGGGGAGACGGGGGAACGGTGCGCGCCGGTGTGGCCGGGGGACGGTGTGCGGTGAGGAGGTACGGCAGGCGTTCTCTCGCCGGGACGGGCCGGGGGGACCGGCCGGGCTGGTGTGCCTGACTGGGGGGTGGGTGCGGGCTGTGGGAGGGTGATCGGTGTGGAGGAGATGTGGGATCTGGCCGTGGTGGGTGGTGGGCCGGCGGGTGCGGCGGCGGCGTTGCGGGCCGTGCAGGTGCGGCCCGGTGCGCGGGTGTTGCTGCTGGACAAGGACGACTTTCCGCGGGACAAGGCCTGCGGGGACGGGATCGCGGCGCACGCGCGTGAGGAGCTGGCGACGCTGGGGCTGCCGGATCTGCTGGACGACTACCGGCCTGTGCGGCGGCTTTCGGTGGTGTCGCCGGGTGGTGCGCGGGTGGAGGCGACGATCGCCAGGGCCAACCACGTGGTACCCCGCAAGGTGTTCGACGCGCGGCTGGTGGACGCGGCCAGGGAACGCGGGGTCGAGGTGCGGCGGCACCGCGTGCGGACGCTGGAGACGCGTGACGAGGACGTCCTGCTGGACGGCCGGGTCGCCGCGCGGGCCGTGGTCGCCGCCGACGGCGCCAACTCGGTGACGCGGCGCCTCATCGGTGTCGCGCCGCACGCCGAGCGGCACGTCGCCATCGCCGTGCGCGGCTACGCCGACGTCCCCGAGGATGACGACACGCAGTTCATCGCGATGCAGAGCGACGGCTGGCCGGCGTACGCCTGGTCGTTCCCCGTCGGCGACGGCACCGCCAACATCGGTTTCGGCATGCTGCTGCCGAACCTGCGCGCCACCGGCCGGCCGGGCCGCGAGGTCCTGCACGGCCGCCTCGCCGAACTGCTCCCGGGCCTGTCGGCCCGCGACCTGCGCGCGCACCACCTGCCGCTGTCCAACGGCCGTCCCGTCCCCGGCGCCGGACGTGTGCTGCTCGCCGGGGATGCCGCCGGCCTGATCAACCCTCTCACCGGCGAAGGCATCTTCTACGCCGTCCTGTCCGGCCGCCTGGCCGCCGAGGCCGCGCTCCAGGCCCCCGGCGACCCCCTGCCGGTGTACCGCCGTGCGCTGCGCGCCGCGCTCGGCCGCCACCTGCGCACCACCGACGCGCTCGCGTACGCCGCGCGTTCCCCGTCGTTCCTCGACGCCGCCGTCACGACGGCCGCGCACCGACCCGACGTGTTCGATCTGCTCGTCGAGATCGGCCTCGGCTCAGGCACCGTCCCCCCGTCCGTGGCGGCGGCCGTCGGCCTGCGCTGGCTCACCCGCCGCGCCGGCTGACCGGCACCTCACCGGCGCAGGGGTCGCAGCGCCACGTACAGCGCGCCGGCGATGAGGAACCCGGCCTCGAACGTGACGTCCCCCACCTCGGGGAACCGGCTCGGGACCAGGCCGACGTACAGCTCCTGGTTGCAGAACAGCCACACCGACACCACCACCCCGGCGACCATGGCGATCGGCCCCGCCGCGTTGCGGTGCGCACGGTCGTACAGCCGGGCCGCAGGTATCCGGCCGCGGCGCAGGTGGTGGTCGACGAGCACGATGGCGAGCCACGGGCCGATCCAGTACGAGATGACGAGGAGGAACGACTCGTACTTGTGGCCGGCGTCGGACAGGCCGGTGAGAGCGACGAGGAAACCGGCGGCGCCGCACACGACGGCGGTGAGGGCTCTGCGCAGGGTGAGCGGCAGGCGCACCCCCATGGTGAGCAGCGACATCGCGCCGGAGTAGACGTTCAACGCGTTCGCCGAGACGGCGCCGAGCGCGATGGCGAGCAGCGTGAGGTTCGCGACGAGCGACGGCATGGGGGACGTGAACGCGGTGGTCGGCCGGCCGAGGACGTCGCCGCCGAGGGTGGCCGACGCCGCGCCGACCACTTCGAGCAGCACGCACGGGATGAACAGGCCGAGCCCGGCGGCCAGCCCCACGGCCCGCCTGCTCGTGTCCGGCGGCAGGTAGCGGGTGTAGTCGGCGGCGTAGGGGTTCCAGCCGGCGGCGTACCCGAAGGTCGCGCCGACGGTGAGCAGGAAACCGCCGGCCCCGCCGCCGCCACCGGCGAAACCCGGGTCGGCCTTGCTCAGGATGATCGCCGACGCGGCCAGGAAGATGACGGCGAGCACGGGGAAGGCGTACCGCTCGAACGCCTGCACCAGGTTGTGGCCGAAGAACCCGAGCACCACCATCGCCGCGACCACGACCACCAGGCACACCCACGCCGGCAGCCCGGTGAGGGTGTTGAGGGCCAGCGCGCCGCTGACGCTGTTCACCGCGAACCAGCCGATGCCGGCCGCGACCGTGTTGAACGCCGACGGCAGCAGGTTGCCCCAGTACCCGAACGGCAGCCGTCCGAGCACCATCTGCGGCACCCCGGCGGCCGGGCCGCGTGCCGACAGCACGCCGTGCGCCAGCGCGCCGAGCCCGGTGCCGATGGTGACCGCGAGCACGGCCTGCCAGAAGCTCAGCCCGAACGCCGCGACGGCGAGAACACCGAGGAAGACGGTGGCGAACTCCAGGTTGGGGGACATCCACGTCCACAGCAGCTGCCGGGGTCTGCCGTGCCGTTCCGCCAGGGGGATGAACTCGACCCCGCCGGGTTCGACCGCGGTGACCTTCGCGCCGTAGTCGCCTTCGCGTACCGCGACGCCGGGGGGTTCGGTGGCCGTCATAACGTGATCGCCTTCAGCTTCTCCATGAGGTACTCGTGCGCGACCACCGGCGGGTGCGCGACCGTGCCGATCGGCGGGCCGAGGGACTCGACCACGGCGTGCGGGTCGCACTCGTAGAAGTAGATGAGGGACACCAGTTCCTCGTCCGGCGCGCTCGGGTCCGGCGGCAGCACCCGGTGCCGGGTGGAGCGCCAGCGGTCGCCGGTCCAGCGGGCCAGCAGGTCGCCGATGTTGATGGTGAAGGAGTCCTCGGCGTACGGCGCGTCGACCCATTCGCCGGTGTACACCTGCAGGCCGCCGGCCCCTTGCTGGCGGTCCAGGACGGTCACGGTGCCGAAGTCGGTGTGCGGGCCGATGCGGAACTGGCCGGGTTCCGGCGGGCCGACCTGCGTCAGCGGCGGGTACCTGTTGATGTTCATCGTGTACGACGGGTGGCGGGCCCGCGAGGTGAAGAAGTCGTCCGGCAGGCCGAGCGCCGCGGCGCACACCACCAGCAGTTCGCCGGCCAGGGACCGCATGCGGGCCAGGTACGCGGTGACCAGGCCTTCCAGCTCCGGCACCTCCGGCGGCCACACGTTCGCGAGGAACCACTCGGCGTCGATCGCCGGATCGCCGATCCGTTCGTCGGCCCCCACGGCGAACGTCTCCTTCAGGTCCGGCGGCGTGGGGGTGCCTTCGGCGTACCCGTTGGCCTCCACTCCCGGCGGCAGCCATCCCCGGCCGCCGACGGTGACGGCGTACGGCCGTTTGGCCTGCTCCGGCAGCGCGAAGAACCGTTTCGCCGCGGCCCGCACCCCGGCGCGCAGCTCAGGCGGCACCCCGTGGCCGGTGACGAGCAGGAAACCCACCTCGCGCAGCGCCTGGTCGACCCGCCGCGCCACCTCGGCGCGGCCGTCGGCGCCGCCGTGGAACCACGGGGTCAGGTCGATGACGGGGACCGTTCTCATACGATCACGCGTCCTCTCCGATGTCCTCGTGCCACAGCGCGGGGTCGGCGGCGATGAACGCGGTCATCAGGTCGGCGCACTCGGCGGAGTCCAGCACCGTCACCGACACGCCGTTCTCCGCGAGCCATTCGTGCTGACCGGTGAACGTGCGCGCCTCGCCGACCACGAGCCCGGTGATGCCGAACTGCCGGATCAGGCCGCTGCAGTACCAGCACGGCGACAGGGTGGTGACCATCGTGGTCCCCCGGTACGTCCGCTGCCGTCCCGCCGCGCGGAACGCCGCCGTCTCGCCGTGCACCGACGGATCGCCGTCCTGTACCCGCCGGTTGCGGCCCCGGCCGAGCAGGGTGCCGTCCGCGCCGAACAGGGCCGCGCCGACCGGCACACCCCCCTCGGCGAACCCTGTCCTGGCCTCCTCCAGCGCGACGGCGAGCATCGCGACCGGGTCCCCGACTTCGCTCATGGGCTGACTATCCCCCGGAATCGGCTCCGCGAGAACAGCCCCGGCACCACTAGGGCCGCAGTGCCGCCAGTTGCTGCGCGAACGGGATGACCTCGTCCACCGGCGGGGCCGCAGGCGCGGGACGGTGCTGGACCAAGGCGGCCAGCTCGCCGGCGGCGCGCGTGACGCGCGCCGACAGCGCGTCGTCGCCGGTGTCACCCCAGTCGGCGGAGGCCGCGTAGACGGCGGTCGGGACGACGACGGCCCGCAGGTAGGAGAACAGCGGCCGCATGGCGTGCTCCAGCGCGAGCGAGTGCCGCGCCGAGCCGCCGGTGGCGGCGATGAGCACCGGCTTGCCGGTCAGCGCGGTGTTGTCGATCACGTCGAAGAACGACTTGAACAACCCGCTGTAGGAGGCGCTGAAGATCGGCGTGACGGCGATCAGAGCGTCGGCGCCGGTCACGGCGTCCACGGCCGTGCGCAGCGCGGGGCCGGGGAAGCCGGTGACCATGGTGCCGGCGATGTCGGTGGCGAGGTCGCGCAGTTCCACCACGCGCACGTCCACCTCGCGCTCCTCGCCGAAGGCGGCCCGTGCCGCCTCCACGAGCCGGTCGGTGAGCAGCCGCGTGGACGACGGCACGCTGAGCCCGGCCGACACGGCCACCAGTCGCAGAGGTCTGTTCACAGATGTCTCCCGGAAGCCAGAGGGACAGGGGTCAGGTGGTCGCGGGGACGACGCCACCGGGAACCGGCGCGGCGCCGGCGTCGCGCCGCGCGACCAGCGCCGCGTGCGTGGGCCCGTCGGGGACGCCGGCCGGCCGCCTGGCGGCGAACTCCTTGCGCAGGACCGGCACGACCTCCTCGCCGAGGATGTCGAGCTGCTCCAGCACGGTCTTCAGCGGCAGGCCCGCGTGGTCCATGAGGAACATCTGCCGCTGGTAGTCGCCGAAGTGCTCACGGAAGGTCAGCGTCTTGTCGATGACCTCCTGCGGGCTGCCGACGGTCAGCGGGGTCTGCTCGGTGAACTCCTCAAGGGACGGCCCGTGGCCGTACACCGGCGCGTTGTCGAAGTACGGCCGGAACTCGCGCACCGCGTCCTGGGAGTTCTTGCGCATGAACACCTGGCCGCCGAGCCCGACGTACGCCTGCTCCGGCGTGCCGTGTCCATAGTGCGCGAACCTCTCCCGGTAGAGGTGGATGAGCCGCATGAAGTGCTCTTTGGGCCAGAAGATGTTGTTGGCGAAGAAGCCGTCGCCGTAGTAGGCGGCCTGCTCGGCGATCTCGGGGCTGCGGATGGAGCCGTGCCACACGAACGGCGCGACGCCGTCCAGCGGACGGGGGGTCGAGGTGAAGCCCTGCAGCGGGGTGCGGAACCGGCCCTGCCAGTCGACCACGTCCTCACGCCACAGCCGGTGCAGCAGCGCGTAGTTCTCGATGGCCAGGTGGATGCCGTTGCGGATGTCCTGGCCGAACCACGGGTACACCGGGCCGGTGTTGCCGCGGCCGAGCATCAGGTCGACCCGGCCGCCGGCCAGGTGCTGGAGCATCGCGAAGTCCTCGGCGATCTTCACCGGGTCGTTGGTGGTGATCAGCGTGGTCGCGGTGGACAGCAGCAGCCGCTCGGTGCGCGCGGCGATGTAGCCGAGCATGGTGGTGGGGGAGGACGGCACGAACGGCGGGTTGTGGTGCTCGCCGGTGGCGAAGACGTCGAGGCCGACCTCTTCGGCCTTCAGCGCGATGGCGACCATCGCCTTGATCCGCTCGTGCTCGGACGGTGTCGTGCCGTTGGTCGGGTCGGTGGTGACGTCGCCGACGGTGAAGATCCCGAACTGCATCGCGCTCATCCTCTTGGGGGGGTCCGATTGAAATTTCAACCACTTAAGCGTCGTGCCGCCTCGCGGTATTCCCGTGGCGCCGTCCCCGCCACGACCGATTGTCCCCGCTGTCTCGCCGCTGCTCAAGATCGGTGCGACCGGCCCGCTCACGACCGTGATTGTGAGCGTTAAATGTAACTTTCAGCAAGCGACCAAGGGGAGCCGGGGTCACGCCGGAGACGGGTGCGACCAGCGTTGACACCGTTCCACCCCGCTCATACGTTCTGGCCGATCCGCCTGACACCTCTCGACCCGCACCCTCCGTACCGCGGGCCGTAACCGGATTGGACGACCATGAGACTTCCCCGGCTCCGCCGCTTACTGATGTGCGGCGCGCTACTGACGGCCGGCACCCTGGTGCCGGCCGTCACACCCCCCGCCGTCGCGGCGGCCGACCCCGTACAGGTGACCGTCAACACCCGCGCCGGACTCGCCACCGTGCCGGACACCGGCATCGGCGTCAACCACGCCATCTGGGACACCACCCTCGGCTCGAACGACGTTGCCGACCTGCTCAAGGACGCCGGCGTCCAGATGGTCCGCTACCCCGGCGGCTCCTACGCCGACATCTACCACTGGAAGACGCACACCGCTCCCGGCGGCTACGTCGCGCCGGACACCGACTTCGACACCTTCATGCGCGGCGCGCGCCGCACCGGCGCGCAGCCGATCATCATCGCCAACTACGGCACCGGCACGCCGCAGGAGGCGGCCGAGTGGGTCGAGTACGCCAACGTCACCAAGGGCTACGGCGTCAAGTACTGGGAGATCGGCAACGAGAACTACGGCAACGGCCACTACGGCTCGGAGTGGGAGGCCGACAACCACGCCGACAAGAGCCCGTCGGAGTACGCGCGCAACGTCGTCGCGTACGCCGAGGCCATGAAGGCCAAGGACCCCACCATCAAGATCGGCGCCGTGCTCACCACCCCGGCGAACTGGCCCGACGCCATCACCGCCTCCGGTGACTCCGGCAGCTGGAACCAGACGGTGCTTTCCATCGCCGGCCCGAGCATCGACTTCGTCATCCTGCACTGGTACCCGCCGCAGAACGGCGTCGCCGACATGCTCACCAAGACCGCGCACGTCGACGACATGATGTACCTGCTGAAGCGGCAGATCGCGCAGTACGCCGGCGCCGGCTCCTCGCGCATCGGCATCGCCGTCACCGAGATCAACAGCGGTGTCGGCACCAACACCCAGCCCGGCGCGCTGTTCGCCGCCGAGGCCTACGCGCGGCTGCTGGAACACGGCGTGTTCACCGTGGACTGGTGGAACGTGCACAACGGCATCGGCACCGTGTCACAGGTCGCCGGCCACACCGACTACGGCGACTGGGGCATGCTGTCCAGCGCGGGATGCGCCGGCGACGTCTGCGAGCCGCCGTTCAACACGCCGTTCCCCGCCTACCACGCGCTCGACATGCTGAGCACGTTCGCGCGGCCCGGCGACCAGCTCGTCCGCGCCGCCGCCGCCGACCCCCTGGTCAGCGCGCACGCCGTACGCCGCGCCAACGGCGAGGTCGCCGTCCTGCTGGTCAACAAGGACCCCGACGCCTCCCGCGAGGTCACGCTCGACTACGCCGGTTTCGCCCCCGCCGCCGGCGCGCCGGTCGTGCACAGCTTCACCAACGGGGCCACCGCCGTGACCAGCGCACCGGCCGGTACGGCCACCGCGCAGACCCTGCCGCCGTACTCGCTGACCACGCTGGTGCTGCGTCCGGTGTCCGCGCCGTCCGTCCTCCCCGGCGCACCCGGCACCCCGGAGGTGAGCGCCGTCACCGACACCACCGCCACCATCTCCTGGCCGGCCGCCACCGCGGGGAGCAGTGCCGTCGCCAAGTACGAGGTGTACCGGCAGCTCGGCGCGAACAGCGAGCAGTGGGGGGAGACCACCGGCACGTCGTTCACCGTGCACAACCTGCGTCCCGGCACCCGCTACACCGTCAACGTGATCACCAGGGACACCGGCGGCGGCCAGTCCTGGTCGTCGCGGCCGGTGACGTTCACCACCGGGAGCCCCGCGCAGAGTTCGTGCTCGGTGCGGTTCACCGACAACAGCGACTGGGGCAACGGGTACCTCGTCGGCCTGGACGTCACCAACACCGGCACCGAGCCGCTGAGCAACTGGACGCTGGTCTTCTCCTGGCCGACCGGCTGGCAGCAGATCAACGGCGGCTGGAGCGCCGACTGGTCGCAGGAGGGACGCACGGTCACCGTCAAGCCCTCGGCCGGTTCGGGCCCGCTGGCCCCCGGCGCGACGGTCAGCGCGGGAACGGTCGCCTCCTACAGCGGGCCGAACGTCCTGCCGGCGCTGTTCACCCTGAACGGCAGGACCTGCACCACGCTGTGACAGAAGATCGCGGGGCCCGCTGCGAGAGAACGCTCTCTCGCAACGGGCCGTCCGCTGACACGCACCACCGCACTCCTCGCGCGAAAACCCTTGCCCTAGCTGGTGTTTTCGTGTGCACCCGGCATGAACGGCACGTCTACCGGCCGAGAGAGCGCTCTAGTGAGGCCCTTGACTCGGCACCGTTACACGGCGAAGATCGGCCCATCGCGGCCCTGGCCGGCCGCCGCCGACCGTCGACAGACCGAAACGGACCCTCATGACCAGACCCTCACCCCGTCCAGGCGTCCGGCGGAAGCTGTCCGCCGTGCTCGCCGGAGCCGCGCTCCTGGCCGGCGGCGTCGCCGCGGCCCCTGGAGCAGGCGCCGCCACCGGCGGCCGGCAGCCGGTGATCGGCAAGCCCCCCATGGACCACGGCTGCGCGCGCATCGAGAAGAAACTCCCCACCCTCGCCGACTGGCCGAAGGTCGAGAGCGCCGTCAGACGTGACCCTGCCGACGAGCGCCGCATCGCCAAGATCGTCGCCGGGATGACGCTGGCCGAGAAGGTCGGCCAGATGACCCAGCCCGAGATCACCGCCATCACCCCCGCCGAGGTCAAGGAATACTTCATCGGCTCGGTGCTGAACGGCGGCGGCGCCTGGCCGAACCGCGACAAGCACGCGCCGGCCAAGGACTGGCTGGCCCTCGCCGACGCCTACTGGCAGGCCTCGGTCAGCACCCGCACCAAGATCCCCGTCATCTGGGGCATCGACGCCGTCCACGGCAACAACAACGTGTACGGCACCACGATCTTCCCGCACAACATCGGCCTCGGCGCCGCGCACGACCCCTGCCTGGTCCGCGACATCAGCGAGGCCACCGCCAAGCAGATCCGCGCCACCGGCCAGGACTGGGCCTTCGCGCCGACCCTCGCCGTCGTCCGCGACGACCGGTGGGGCCGCACCTACGAAGGCTACTCCGAGGACCCCCGCATCACCCGCGCCTACGGCTACGAAGCCGTCCGCGGCCTGCAGGACGGCAACGCGCACCGCCTCGGCAGCAAGGGTGTCATCGCCACCGCCAAGCACTTCATCGGCGACGGCGGCACCATCAAGGGCATCGACCAGGGGGTCAACCCCTCCACCGAGGCCCAGATGATCAACCTGCACGGCCAGGGCTACTACGGCGCGCTCGCCGCAGGCGCGCAGTCGGTCATGGTGTCGTTCAACAGCTGGACCAACGCCGACGCCGGCATCGACGAAGGCAAGCTGCACGGCAGCGAGAAGGCCCTGAAGTCCATCCTCAAGGGGAAGATGGGCTTCGACGGCCTGGTGGTGTCCGACTGGAACGGCATCGGCCAGGTCGCCGGCTGCACCAACGCGAGCTGCGCGCGCGCCGTCAACGCCGGCATCGACGTCATCATGGTGCCGAGCGACTGGAAGGCGTTCATCGCCAACACCATCGCGCAGGTGCAGAGCGGCGAGATCCCCATGTCGCGCATCGACGACGCCGTGACCCGCATCCTGCGCGTCAAGCTGCGCGCCGGCGTGTTCGACGCGCGCAAGCCGTCCGCCAGGCCGTACGCCGGCTCCGCCGACGCGATGCAGTCCAAGCAGTTGGCCCGTGAGGCCGTGCGCGCCTCGCAGGTACTGCTGAAGAACAAGGGCAAGGTGCTGCCGCTGTCGCCGCGGTCCAAGGTCCTGGTCGTCGGCAAGAGCGCCGACAGCCTGCCGAACCAGACCGGCGGCTGGTCCCTCACCTGGCAGGGCACCGGCAACACCAACGCCGACTTCCCGTACGGCACCACCATCCTCGGCGGCCTGCGCGAAGCCCTCGGCACCGCCAACGTGACGTTCAGCGAGACCGCCGACGGCGTCGACCCCTCGGCGTACGACGCCGTCATCGCGGTCATCGGCGAGACCCCGTACGCCGAAGGCATCGGCGACCTGGCCCGCCGTTCCCTGGAAGCCGCCAAGCT
The window above is part of the Sphaerisporangium rubeum genome. Proteins encoded here:
- a CDS encoding class I SAM-dependent methyltransferase, whose protein sequence is MADEIFENPRLAAVYDALDPDRSDLEAYAAIAEELGVRRLLDVGCGTGTFAVTMAGRGVEVTGVDPAEASLEVARRKRSGELVRWLHGDATGLPAMRVDLATMTGNVAQAIAEPGEWDGTLRGVFAALRPGGVLVFETRDPARRGWEEWTREETYRAVPVPGVGVVENWYELLDVSLPLVTFRGTWVFQTDGQVLTSDSTLRFRERDELEAGLRAHGYDVTEVRGAPDRPGREFVFFARRPVDPGPDQARA
- a CDS encoding alanyl-tRNA editing protein, whose product is MSSDVHGRTRRLELSDQNLRDFEAVVLDSSPDGIVLDRSAFYPGGGGQPADHGVLIWQGVETRIEGARQTDDLYLIPAEGDPIPPAGTTVRAAVADERRTALMRTHSGLHVLCGVVFRDYGALVTGGNMEPFSARMDFNLPEVPPGFKETIEAACNAEIIADRRIDIRVLPRAEAFAIPDIIRTATNLVPPHVEEVRIVDITGLDTQADGGTHVASTKQIGHIKVAKIESKGKGFRRLRITVSD
- a CDS encoding NAD(P)/FAD-dependent oxidoreductase; this translates as MWDLAVVGGGPAGAAAALRAVQVRPGARVLLLDKDDFPRDKACGDGIAAHAREELATLGLPDLLDDYRPVRRLSVVSPGGARVEATIARANHVVPRKVFDARLVDAARERGVEVRRHRVRTLETRDEDVLLDGRVAARAVVAADGANSVTRRLIGVAPHAERHVAIAVRGYADVPEDDDTQFIAMQSDGWPAYAWSFPVGDGTANIGFGMLLPNLRATGRPGREVLHGRLAELLPGLSARDLRAHHLPLSNGRPVPGAGRVLLAGDAAGLINPLTGEGIFYAVLSGRLAAEAALQAPGDPLPVYRRALRAALGRHLRTTDALAYAARSPSFLDAAVTTAAHRPDVFDLLVEIGLGSGTVPPSVAAAVGLRWLTRRAG
- a CDS encoding purine-cytosine permease family protein; the protein is MTATEPPGVAVREGDYGAKVTAVEPGGVEFIPLAERHGRPRQLLWTWMSPNLEFATVFLGVLAVAAFGLSFWQAVLAVTIGTGLGALAHGVLSARGPAAGVPQMVLGRLPFGYWGNLLPSAFNTVAAGIGWFAVNSVSGALALNTLTGLPAWVCLVVVVAAMVVLGFFGHNLVQAFERYAFPVLAVIFLAASAIILSKADPGFAGGGGGAGGFLLTVGATFGYAAGWNPYAADYTRYLPPDTSRRAVGLAAGLGLFIPCVLLEVVGAASATLGGDVLGRPTTAFTSPMPSLVANLTLLAIALGAVSANALNVYSGAMSLLTMGVRLPLTLRRALTAVVCGAAGFLVALTGLSDAGHKYESFLLVISYWIGPWLAIVLVDHHLRRGRIPAARLYDRAHRNAAGPIAMVAGVVVSVWLFCNQELYVGLVPSRFPEVGDVTFEAGFLIAGALYVALRPLRR
- a CDS encoding isopenicillin N synthase family dioxygenase, with the protein product MRTVPVIDLTPWFHGGADGRAEVARRVDQALREVGFLLVTGHGVPPELRAGVRAAAKRFFALPEQAKRPYAVTVGGRGWLPPGVEANGYAEGTPTPPDLKETFAVGADERIGDPAIDAEWFLANVWPPEVPELEGLVTAYLARMRSLAGELLVVCAAALGLPDDFFTSRARHPSYTMNINRYPPLTQVGPPEPGQFRIGPHTDFGTVTVLDRQQGAGGLQVYTGEWVDAPYAEDSFTINIGDLLARWTGDRWRSTRHRVLPPDPSAPDEELVSLIYFYECDPHAVVESLGPPIGTVAHPPVVAHEYLMEKLKAITL
- a CDS encoding nucleoside deaminase; this translates as MSEVGDPVAMLAVALEEARTGFAEGGVPVGAALFGADGTLLGRGRNRRVQDGDPSVHGETAAFRAAGRQRTYRGTTMVTTLSPCWYCSGLIRQFGITGLVVGEARTFTGQHEWLAENGVSVTVLDSAECADLMTAFIAADPALWHEDIGEDA
- a CDS encoding FMN reductase, encoding MNRPLRLVAVSAGLSVPSSTRLLTDRLVEAARAAFGEEREVDVRVVELRDLATDIAGTMVTGFPGPALRTAVDAVTGADALIAVTPIFSASYSGLFKSFFDVIDNTALTGKPVLIAATGGSARHSLALEHAMRPLFSYLRAVVVPTAVYAASADWGDTGDDALSARVTRAAGELAALVQHRPAPAAPPVDEVIPFAQQLAALRP
- a CDS encoding LLM class flavin-dependent oxidoreductase, giving the protein MQFGIFTVGDVTTDPTNGTTPSEHERIKAMVAIALKAEEVGLDVFATGEHHNPPFVPSSPTTMLGYIAARTERLLLSTATTLITTNDPVKIAEDFAMLQHLAGGRVDLMLGRGNTGPVYPWFGQDIRNGIHLAIENYALLHRLWREDVVDWQGRFRTPLQGFTSTPRPLDGVAPFVWHGSIRSPEIAEQAAYYGDGFFANNIFWPKEHFMRLIHLYRERFAHYGHGTPEQAYVGLGGQVFMRKNSQDAVREFRPYFDNAPVYGHGPSLEEFTEQTPLTVGSPQEVIDKTLTFREHFGDYQRQMFLMDHAGLPLKTVLEQLDILGEEVVPVLRKEFAARRPAGVPDGPTHAALVARRDAGAAPVPGGVVPATT